One region of Peribacillus simplex genomic DNA includes:
- a CDS encoding alkaline phosphatase, with protein sequence MHNWSKKVLPITLASALAFGSLSWSAADRVSAKDKQKKEPEIKNVIFLIGDGMGVSYTSAYRYLKDNPGTKVAEKTEFDKYLVGQQMTYPEDAAQNITDSASAATAMSSGVKTYNAAIAVDNDKSEVKTVLEAAKEKGKATGLVATSEITHATPASFGAHDENRKNMNSIADDYYNDLIKGKHKIDVLLGGGKSNFVRPDVNLAKAFEKDGYSYVTDKNQMLKDKNEQVLGLFASEGLPKMIDRPSETPSLSDMTSSAIQRLNKDKDGFFLMVEGSQVDWAGHDNDIVGAMSEMEDFEKAYKAAIEFAKKDKHTLVVATADHSTGGFSIGAKGIYNWYGEPIKAAKRTPDFMADAIVKGADVEKTLKQYINQNELKLTNDEIKTVTEAAKSKNVTNVDNAIEAIFDNRTNTAWTTGGHTGEDVPVYAYGPYKERFAGQVDNTDQAKIIFDLLKK encoded by the coding sequence ATTCATAATTGGAGTAAAAAGGTTTTGCCCATCACACTCGCTTCTGCATTAGCATTTGGAAGTTTATCATGGTCCGCAGCGGATCGTGTTTCGGCAAAGGATAAGCAAAAAAAAGAACCGGAGATCAAGAACGTGATTTTCCTTATCGGTGACGGCATGGGTGTTTCCTATACTTCCGCATACCGGTATTTAAAAGATAATCCTGGTACGAAGGTGGCAGAAAAGACAGAGTTTGATAAATACTTGGTTGGCCAGCAGATGACCTACCCTGAAGACGCTGCACAAAATATAACGGATTCAGCCTCAGCAGCAACGGCAATGTCTTCCGGAGTGAAGACCTATAACGCAGCAATTGCAGTGGATAATGATAAATCTGAAGTCAAAACCGTATTGGAAGCAGCAAAGGAAAAAGGAAAAGCGACGGGATTGGTTGCCACTTCTGAAATCACTCATGCTACACCAGCATCTTTTGGAGCCCATGATGAAAATCGGAAAAACATGAATTCAATCGCAGACGATTATTATAATGACTTAATCAAGGGCAAACATAAAATTGACGTCCTATTGGGCGGTGGGAAGTCCAATTTTGTCCGGCCTGATGTCAATTTGGCGAAAGCCTTCGAAAAAGACGGGTACAGTTATGTGACTGATAAAAATCAAATGCTTAAGGACAAAAATGAACAGGTCCTTGGTTTATTCGCTTCTGAAGGACTCCCGAAAATGATTGACCGCCCAAGTGAAACGCCTTCTTTGTCAGACATGACAAGTTCGGCAATCCAGCGCTTGAATAAAGACAAAGATGGATTCTTCCTTATGGTCGAGGGAAGCCAGGTCGATTGGGCGGGACATGATAATGATATCGTAGGTGCAATGAGTGAAATGGAAGACTTTGAAAAAGCATACAAAGCGGCCATCGAATTTGCGAAGAAAGACAAACATACATTAGTGGTGGCCACTGCCGATCACTCTACAGGAGGATTCTCGATCGGGGCTAAAGGAATATATAATTGGTATGGTGAACCGATCAAGGCAGCCAAACGCACCCCTGACTTCATGGCGGATGCCATCGTCAAAGGGGCCGATGTTGAAAAGACTTTAAAGCAATATATTAATCAAAATGAACTGAAACTAACTAACGATGAAATCAAAACGGTAACAGAAGCCGCCAAATCAAAAAATGTGACGAACGTCGATAATGCCATCGAAGCCATATTCGACAATCGGACCAACACTGCATGGACTACAGGGGGACATACAGGTGAAGATGTTCCGGTCTACGCATATGGACCATATAAAGAACGTTTTGCAGGCCAGGTCGATAACACGGATCAAGCCAAAATCATCTTTGATCTATTAAAGAAGTAA
- the ltrA gene encoding group II intron reverse transcriptase/maturase, giving the protein MLMEQILERENLIQALKRVERNKGSHGVDGMRVQNLRPHLVTEWYNMKTALLQGTYQPKPVRRIEIPKPNGGVRLLGIPTVLDRFIQQAIAQILTKIYDSTFSENSYGFRPNKQGHQAVRKAKSYITEGYTWVVDMDLEKFFDKVNHDKLMGMLERKIEDKRVLKLIRKFLQAGIMIGGLFHKSEEGTPQGGPLSPLLSNIMLDDLDKELEKRNLRFVRYADDSTIFVKTRKAAKRAMGNISSFIENKLKLKVNYEKSKYDRPWNRTFLGFSFTKSKKNPKVLLAKQTVKRVKKRIREMTSRKLPIPMELRINKLKQYLRGWMGYFALIDTPNVLKNLDSWIRRRLRMCLWKQWKLPRTRVRKLKGLGVPFGKAYEWGNSRKGYWRIAHSPILDKTLNNVYWLHHGLVNLYERYTKLRQT; this is encoded by the coding sequence ATGTTAATGGAACAGATACTAGAGAGGGAAAACTTAATACAGGCATTGAAGCGTGTAGAAAGAAATAAGGGAAGCCATGGTGTAGATGGAATGCGGGTCCAAAACCTGAGACCGCACCTCGTAACCGAATGGTACAACATGAAAACTGCCCTTTTACAGGGTACCTATCAACCGAAGCCCGTCCGTCGTATCGAAATCCCGAAACCAAACGGCGGAGTTCGGCTTTTGGGTATTCCAACCGTTCTAGACCGTTTCATTCAACAAGCCATTGCCCAAATATTGACCAAGATATATGACTCAACCTTTTCGGAGAATAGCTATGGATTTCGCCCTAACAAACAAGGGCACCAGGCGGTTCGAAAGGCAAAGTCCTATATAACCGAAGGTTATACATGGGTAGTGGATATGGATTTGGAGAAGTTCTTCGATAAAGTGAATCATGACAAGCTCATGGGAATGTTAGAGCGGAAAATTGAAGATAAACGAGTTCTTAAACTGATTCGTAAATTCCTTCAAGCAGGCATTATGATAGGCGGACTTTTTCATAAAAGTGAGGAGGGAACTCCGCAAGGAGGTCCGTTAAGTCCTTTATTATCTAATATCATGTTAGACGATTTAGATAAAGAACTAGAGAAACGCAATCTTCGATTCGTAAGGTATGCGGATGACAGTACTATCTTTGTGAAGACACGAAAAGCCGCCAAACGTGCAATGGGAAATATCTCAAGCTTCATTGAAAATAAACTGAAGCTAAAGGTCAACTACGAGAAGTCGAAGTATGATCGCCCTTGGAACAGAACGTTTCTCGGTTTTAGTTTCACGAAGTCAAAGAAGAACCCGAAGGTTCTACTGGCTAAACAAACGGTGAAGAGGGTAAAGAAACGAATCAGGGAAATGACCTCGAGAAAATTACCGATACCCATGGAACTCCGAATAAATAAGTTAAAGCAATACCTTAGAGGTTGGATGGGGTATTTCGCCCTCATTGATACTCCGAACGTATTGAAGAATTTAGATTCATGGATTCGAAGAAGACTCAGAATGTGCCTATGGAAGCAATGGAAATTACCAAGAACGAGGGTGAGGAAACTCAAAGGATTAGGCGTCCCATTTGGAAAAGCATATGAATGGGGAAATAGCAGAAAGGGTTATTGGCGCATAGCGCATAGTCCTATTCTAGACAAAACCCTTAATAATGTTTATTGGCTCCATCATGGGTTAGTAAATCTATATGAACGATATACAAAACTACGTCAGACTTAA
- the purT gene encoding phosphoribosylglycinamide formyltransferase 2: MYKSKKILLLGSGELGKEVILEAQRLGVETVAVDRYELAPAMQVAHRSYVIDMLDAEQLRGIVEKEQPDLIVPEIEAIATSELVKLEEEGFHVIPTARAAKLTMDREGIRRLASETLEIPTAAYKFADTYEEFAQAAKEVGFPNVVKPLMSSSGKGQSVCRTEGDMEECWKIAMEGGRVQNGRVIVEEFIRFDSEITLLTVRAVNGTMFCAPIGHIQQGGDYIESWQPHNMTEAQIVEAKRIAHAITDELGGYGLFGVELFLSGDKVYFSEVSPRPHDTGLVTLVTQNLSEFALHVRAILGFPIPEITLVNPGASRPLKAQDELSEYSIVGVEQALAIPNTQVRLFGKPVTKAGRRVAVALSSADSIEVARVNAARALECLVVEK; the protein is encoded by the coding sequence ATGTATAAATCCAAAAAGATTTTATTATTGGGCTCCGGTGAATTGGGGAAAGAAGTCATACTTGAAGCACAGCGCCTTGGTGTGGAGACCGTTGCTGTAGACCGCTATGAACTAGCCCCTGCCATGCAAGTCGCCCATCGCAGTTATGTGATCGATATGCTTGACGCGGAACAACTAAGGGGAATTGTAGAAAAAGAACAACCCGATTTGATTGTACCGGAAATCGAAGCCATTGCTACATCTGAATTAGTCAAATTGGAAGAGGAAGGCTTTCATGTCATTCCGACGGCAAGAGCAGCTAAATTGACTATGGATCGTGAAGGAATCAGGAGGTTGGCTTCTGAAACCCTGGAGATTCCGACGGCAGCCTACAAATTCGCTGATACTTATGAAGAATTTGCCCAAGCTGCCAAAGAAGTTGGATTTCCGAATGTCGTAAAACCGCTGATGAGTTCTTCAGGGAAAGGTCAAAGCGTGTGCCGAACGGAAGGTGACATGGAAGAGTGCTGGAAAATCGCGATGGAAGGCGGCCGGGTTCAAAATGGACGGGTGATCGTTGAAGAATTTATCCGTTTTGATTCGGAAATCACGCTGCTTACTGTCCGGGCAGTAAACGGTACCATGTTTTGTGCTCCCATCGGCCACATTCAGCAGGGCGGGGATTATATTGAATCCTGGCAGCCGCATAATATGACAGAAGCGCAAATAGTGGAAGCGAAAAGAATTGCCCATGCCATTACAGATGAACTTGGAGGGTACGGATTATTCGGTGTTGAGCTTTTCCTCTCTGGGGATAAAGTCTATTTCAGTGAAGTTTCCCCACGTCCGCATGATACGGGGCTAGTGACACTAGTGACTCAGAATTTGTCGGAGTTTGCCCTGCATGTTCGAGCGATCCTAGGATTTCCCATCCCGGAAATCACGCTGGTCAACCCAGGTGCCAGCCGCCCATTAAAAGCGCAAGATGAGTTATCGGAATATTCTATAGTCGGTGTTGAACAAGCCTTGGCTATACCAAATACACAAGTCCGTCTTTTCGGAAAACCGGTTACAAAGGCCGGGAGAAGGGTCGCTGTAGCCCTGTCATCTGCCGATTCAATCGAGGTAGCGAGAGTAAATGCGGCCCGTGCTTTGGAATGTTTAGTTGTAGAAAAATAA
- a CDS encoding M14 family metallopeptidase has translation MDVFVRQNDSLWYYSQLFKVNYQLIIDSNSRIDPLALIIGQQIKVPGFTTTGYRIKRGDSLWAIAKSHNLSLDAIFLVNPKLNPNALHVGQTISVPLRITWRLIQGNQEYDYGTMVTDVRRLKSIYPFIKTSPIGDSVLGKNIPEVMIGNGGKRVHYNGSFHANEWITTPVIMTFLNDYLLSVTNQTDIRGMSLLPFYQQTMLSIVPMVNPDGVDLVLKGAPADETLRGRLVEWNNGSEDFSGWKANINGVDLNDQFPAKWELEQARNNVTKPGPANYSGEGPLTQPEAIAMAELTRKRDFNRVLAFHTQGEVIYWGFEDMEPPESETIVNEFARVSGYEPVKSANSYAGYKDWYIQDWRRPGFTVELGKGTNPLPISQFDEIYQKSLGIFLAGLYM, from the coding sequence ATGGACGTTTTTGTTCGGCAGAATGATTCCTTGTGGTATTATAGCCAATTATTCAAGGTGAATTACCAACTTATCATTGATTCCAATAGTCGGATTGATCCGCTTGCGCTTATTATAGGACAGCAAATCAAAGTTCCTGGCTTTACGACGACCGGCTATAGGATTAAGCGAGGGGACTCATTATGGGCAATTGCCAAATCACATAATCTTTCACTGGATGCCATTTTTCTCGTTAATCCTAAACTCAACCCTAATGCCCTGCATGTCGGTCAGACGATTTCTGTGCCATTAAGGATTACGTGGAGGCTAATTCAAGGAAACCAGGAATATGATTATGGGACGATGGTGACCGATGTAAGACGTTTGAAAAGTATCTACCCATTTATTAAAACCTCCCCCATTGGGGACTCGGTGCTTGGAAAGAATATTCCCGAAGTAATGATTGGGAATGGTGGCAAACGAGTTCACTATAATGGTTCCTTTCATGCGAATGAGTGGATTACGACGCCTGTGATCATGACCTTTTTAAATGATTATTTACTGTCGGTCACGAATCAGACTGACATCCGCGGTATGTCCCTGTTGCCTTTTTATCAACAGACGATGCTGTCGATCGTTCCAATGGTGAATCCGGATGGAGTGGATTTGGTTTTAAAAGGCGCACCTGCCGATGAGACATTGAGAGGACGGCTCGTGGAATGGAATAATGGAAGCGAAGACTTTTCTGGCTGGAAAGCCAATATTAATGGGGTGGATCTGAATGATCAATTTCCTGCAAAATGGGAATTGGAACAAGCTCGCAATAATGTAACAAAGCCAGGTCCGGCAAATTATTCCGGGGAAGGGCCGCTTACACAGCCTGAAGCTATTGCAATGGCAGAGTTGACAAGAAAACGTGATTTTAACAGAGTTCTTGCTTTCCATACCCAAGGAGAGGTCATTTATTGGGGGTTTGAAGATATGGAACCGCCCGAGTCCGAAACTATAGTCAATGAGTTTGCGAGGGTCAGTGGATATGAACCAGTCAAATCCGCCAATAGTTACGCGGGGTATAAGGATTGGTACATTCAGGATTGGCGAAGGCCAGGGTTTACCGTGGAGCTTGGCAAAGGAACCAATCCCCTTCCTATATCACAGTTCGATGAGATTTATCAGAAGTCGCTAGGGATTTTCTTAGCAGGGTTATACATGTGA
- the katA gene encoding catalase KatA — protein sequence MTNKKNLTTSWGAPVGDNQNSITAGERGPVLIQDVHLLEKLAHFNRERVPERVVHAKGAGAFGTFEVTNDLSQYTKAKLFNGVGKKTDLFIRFSTVAGELGSADTVRDPRGFAVKFYTEEGNYDIVGNNTPVFFIRDAIKFPDFIHTQKRDPRTHLKNPTAVWDFWSHSPESLHQVTILMSDRGIPATLRHTHGFGSHTFKWVNDEGKGVWVKYHFKTEQGIKNLDVNLAAKLAGENPDYHTEDLFNAIEKGDFPAWKLYVQIMPLEDADTYRFDPFDVTKVWSQKDYPLIELGRMELNRNPENYFAEVEQATFSPGTFVPGIEASPDKMLQGRLFAYGDAHRYRVGSNHNQLPVNRPKVEANNYQRDGFMRADDNGKGSVYYEPNSFGGPAESTENKVTPFEVTGKAAQVGHNSDDHYTQAGDLYRLLSAEEKTRLVETIVGAMKPVELEEIKLRQIGHFYKADPEYGTRVAEGLGLAVPQEA from the coding sequence ATGACAAACAAGAAAAACCTTACTACAAGCTGGGGAGCACCAGTTGGAGATAATCAAAACTCAATCACTGCCGGCGAACGGGGTCCTGTACTCATTCAAGATGTACACTTGTTGGAAAAACTTGCCCACTTTAATCGTGAACGTGTGCCTGAACGTGTAGTTCACGCGAAAGGTGCCGGTGCATTCGGTACTTTTGAAGTAACGAACGACCTTTCTCAGTATACGAAAGCCAAACTTTTCAATGGTGTTGGCAAGAAGACAGATCTTTTTATCCGTTTCTCTACAGTAGCCGGTGAATTGGGTTCTGCTGATACAGTCCGTGACCCACGTGGATTTGCTGTTAAATTCTACACGGAAGAAGGAAACTACGATATCGTCGGTAATAATACGCCTGTATTCTTTATTCGGGATGCGATTAAATTCCCCGACTTCATTCATACACAAAAAAGAGATCCTAGAACACATTTGAAAAACCCGACGGCAGTTTGGGACTTCTGGTCACATTCACCAGAATCTTTACACCAAGTAACGATCCTGATGTCCGACCGAGGCATTCCTGCCACACTTCGTCATACACATGGTTTCGGAAGCCACACATTTAAATGGGTGAATGATGAAGGGAAAGGCGTTTGGGTGAAATACCACTTCAAAACAGAACAGGGCATCAAAAATCTTGATGTCAATCTAGCTGCAAAACTAGCAGGTGAAAACCCTGATTACCATACGGAAGATCTTTTCAATGCCATTGAAAAAGGGGACTTCCCTGCATGGAAGTTATATGTTCAGATCATGCCTTTGGAAGATGCAGATACTTATCGTTTCGATCCATTTGATGTAACGAAGGTATGGTCTCAAAAAGATTATCCGCTAATCGAGCTTGGGCGTATGGAATTGAACAGAAATCCTGAAAATTACTTTGCTGAAGTGGAGCAAGCGACGTTCTCACCGGGAACATTCGTACCGGGAATTGAAGCTTCCCCAGACAAGATGCTTCAAGGACGTCTATTCGCATATGGAGATGCACACCGTTACCGTGTGGGCTCGAATCACAACCAGCTTCCGGTTAACCGTCCGAAAGTAGAAGCGAACAACTATCAACGTGATGGCTTCATGCGTGCAGATGACAATGGCAAGGGATCCGTTTATTATGAGCCAAATAGTTTTGGCGGCCCTGCAGAATCAACGGAAAATAAAGTCACTCCTTTTGAGGTGACAGGGAAAGCTGCACAAGTAGGTCATAATAGTGATGATCACTACACTCAAGCAGGTGACTTATACCGTCTATTGAGTGCGGAAGAGAAAACCCGTCTTGTTGAAACGATTGTGGGCGCAATGAAACCAGTGGAATTGGAAGAAATCAAACTTCGCCAAATCGGCCATTTTTACAAAGCCGATCCAGAATACGGAACGCGCGTAGCTGAAGGTTTAGGTTTGGCCGTACCACAAGAAGCGTAA
- a CDS encoding TetR/AcrR family transcriptional regulator: MNERKQHVVKYAHQLFIEKGYQATSIQDILDYSGISKGTFYNYFSSKSELLKAVFLSTQEKFEKERNELLIGQNLSNIEIFIKQSELQMHSNKSNKLFSLYEEVMISNDTELKNFITHAKFQHIHWLSKRFLDIFGTEKKPYILDCAILYSGMMHQTIHFNALAKEPEFNPTEIIRYCVDRIKTIFEDVSKSNAQLLEPDLIKQWLPECFHTQQDFHTALLHSANDLKKMILKLCQDDEAERVKNLKLIHFIQEEFLQSSDPRIFLIESALLSLNTNPKLKNTLELSEFEKIIANN; this comes from the coding sequence ATGAATGAGCGGAAACAGCACGTAGTAAAATATGCACACCAATTATTTATTGAAAAGGGTTATCAAGCAACATCCATTCAGGATATTTTAGATTATAGCGGCATTTCAAAAGGAACATTTTATAACTACTTTTCTTCTAAAAGCGAATTGCTTAAGGCAGTCTTCCTATCTACGCAAGAAAAATTCGAAAAAGAGCGGAATGAATTGCTAATTGGGCAAAACCTTTCAAATATTGAAATATTCATCAAACAATCTGAATTACAAATGCACTCCAATAAAAGTAATAAACTCTTTTCCTTATATGAAGAAGTAATGATTTCAAATGATACAGAACTTAAGAACTTCATTACACATGCTAAATTCCAGCATATACATTGGCTATCAAAACGGTTTCTGGATATTTTCGGTACTGAGAAAAAACCCTATATTTTGGACTGTGCCATTCTTTACTCGGGGATGATGCATCAAACGATTCATTTTAATGCCCTGGCTAAAGAGCCCGAATTCAACCCTACTGAAATTATCCGTTATTGTGTGGACAGGATTAAAACCATCTTCGAAGATGTTAGCAAGTCAAACGCACAGCTTTTAGAACCCGATCTTATCAAGCAATGGCTGCCGGAGTGCTTCCATACACAGCAGGATTTTCATACAGCACTGCTGCACTCTGCAAATGATCTAAAAAAGATGATTTTGAAACTATGTCAAGATGATGAAGCAGAACGGGTAAAAAACTTAAAATTAATTCACTTTATCCAAGAGGAATTTTTACAAAGCAGCGATCCGCGAATCTTTCTCATCGAAAGTGCCCTGCTTTCCTTAAACACCAATCCAAAGCTGAAAAACACATTGGAATTAAGTGAATTCGAAAAGATCATTGCCAACAACTAA
- a CDS encoding phage holin family protein, giving the protein MNIIMRFLINGLVLLVIDWLLDSITIKSYGTALLAVFILSIMNLLVRPILQLITLPITILTFGLFSFIINAFTFQITSYVVSGFVIHSFWGALIGSLLLSFIQSLLIKKSKKNRQ; this is encoded by the coding sequence ATGAACATAATAATGCGTTTTCTTATCAACGGGCTGGTATTGCTCGTTATTGACTGGCTTCTCGACTCCATCACGATTAAATCTTATGGCACAGCCCTGCTGGCGGTTTTTATATTATCAATCATGAACTTGCTGGTTAGACCCATTCTACAACTTATCACATTGCCGATCACCATCCTGACGTTCGGATTGTTTTCTTTCATTATCAATGCTTTCACATTCCAAATCACTTCCTATGTAGTCAGTGGCTTTGTCATACATTCTTTTTGGGGAGCTTTAATCGGATCATTGTTATTGAGTTTCATTCAGAGTCTTCTTATAAAAAAGAGTAAAAAAAACCGTCAGTGA
- a CDS encoding ArsR/SmtB family transcription factor: MEPTLIYKALSNDTRRQILLWLKNPEKFFNEKPYFQQGLNFQVGVCVGDIQVKSGLAQSVISSYLLTMQKAGLLESERIGKWTYYRRNEKTIHEFSEYIQKEL, encoded by the coding sequence ATGGAACCTACATTAATCTATAAAGCTTTATCAAACGATACACGTCGTCAAATTTTGCTATGGCTAAAAAATCCAGAGAAGTTCTTTAATGAAAAGCCTTATTTTCAACAAGGTCTAAATTTTCAAGTTGGTGTATGTGTGGGAGATATTCAGGTTAAATCGGGGCTTGCCCAATCTGTCATCTCTAGTTATTTGTTAACCATGCAAAAGGCTGGTCTGTTGGAGTCTGAGCGAATCGGAAAGTGGACTTATTATCGTCGGAATGAAAAAACAATACATGAATTTTCCGAGTACATTCAAAAAGAACTATAA
- a CDS encoding MFS transporter has protein sequence MKTVNPLLIIMLALGVFGIITTEMGIVGVLPQITQKFNITASQAGLLVSIFALIVAISGPFLTLLASGINRKVILLTSVFMFTISNIIYACTTKFDIMLAFRILPAIFHPVFFSIALVTAAKIVPPEKSNQAVTKVFAGITFGFAFGVPLTSYFAEKFSLETAFLFGAVVNAIAFVGILLWLPSMPNEEKMSYGKQLGILRKPGLWLNIAAVMFIFAAMFSVYSYFAEYLGQLTHMNGSLISVMLMAFGLIMIFGNFLFGGFLRKSITKTVIMFPLLYIVIYLFAYFLGSYLIPMILMVFIWGIVHSGGLIVSQTWLTTEANEAPEFGNSLFVSFSNLGITIGVSIGGWFISHLGIHQLIWSGIVFALLAFFLIMIKIKIFSSNVEGVNVA, from the coding sequence ATGAAAACAGTTAACCCTTTGCTTATCATTATGTTGGCTCTAGGCGTATTCGGCATTATTACAACTGAAATGGGTATTGTGGGAGTCCTACCCCAGATCACTCAAAAATTTAATATAACAGCTTCACAAGCAGGTTTACTTGTAAGTATATTTGCTTTAATTGTTGCCATTTCAGGTCCATTCTTGACCTTACTCGCTTCTGGAATTAATCGTAAAGTAATTCTATTAACCTCAGTATTTATGTTCACGATTTCAAATATTATTTATGCATGTACAACGAAATTTGATATCATGCTAGCTTTCCGTATACTACCCGCCATTTTTCATCCTGTCTTTTTTTCGATAGCCCTTGTGACTGCAGCCAAAATTGTTCCTCCGGAAAAAAGTAACCAAGCAGTTACAAAGGTTTTTGCCGGAATTACTTTCGGATTTGCATTTGGTGTACCTTTAACTTCTTATTTCGCGGAAAAGTTTTCGTTAGAAACTGCTTTCCTATTTGGGGCTGTTGTAAATGCGATTGCTTTTGTAGGAATATTATTGTGGCTTCCTTCCATGCCTAATGAGGAAAAAATGTCTTATGGCAAGCAGCTTGGAATATTACGTAAACCGGGATTATGGTTAAACATCGCCGCCGTTATGTTTATCTTTGCAGCAATGTTCTCTGTATACAGCTACTTTGCCGAATATCTTGGACAATTAACACATATGAATGGTTCGTTGATTAGTGTAATGTTGATGGCGTTTGGTCTAATCATGATTTTTGGGAATTTTTTATTTGGTGGATTCTTGCGAAAAAGCATAACTAAGACCGTTATAATGTTTCCCCTTCTATACATAGTAATTTATTTATTCGCTTATTTTTTGGGCTCTTATTTAATTCCGATGATTCTAATGGTTTTCATTTGGGGAATAGTTCATTCTGGTGGTCTAATTGTCAGTCAAACATGGTTGACAACTGAAGCGAACGAAGCACCTGAATTCGGCAACAGCTTGTTTGTCTCATTTTCAAATCTTGGAATTACTATAGGCGTGTCTATTGGTGGTTGGTTTATTTCTCACTTAGGAATACATCAACTCATCTGGAGCGGAATTGTGTTTGCATTGCTAGCTTTCTTTTTGATCATGATAAAAATTAAAATTTTCAGCTCGAACGTAGAGGGAGTTAACGTAGCGTAG
- a CDS encoding amino acid permease, with translation MQNSKESQLHRGLEERHIALMSLGAAIGVGLFLGSASAIKLAGPAIIISYAIGGLMIYLIMRALGEMAIKNPVAGSFSRYASEFVGPLAGYITGWNYWFVWIATCMAEITAVGIYMQFWFPGTPQWAWALAALAIMTTINFLAVKAYGELEFWFALVKIVTIILMIVLGFGMIIFGLGNGGIAVGFGNLFEHGGFFPNGISGVILSFQMVMFAYLGIEMLGVTAGEVKNPEKSLKRAIDTVFYRILLFYVLALTVILSITPWDQMNGKDSPFVMMFDKIGIPGAAGIIQFVVLTAALSSCNSGIFSTGRMLFNLAQQGESPKSFERTTKSGVPGVAIIVSAVVLLFGVYLNYMEAEKVFSYVTSVATFGALWTWGTILVTQIISRRKMSPGEKQGLAYKMPLFPFTSYFTLAFLVFVMVILGFSADTRIALIVGPIWIVLLVVLYYVTGLNKRKG, from the coding sequence ATGCAAAACTCCAAAGAATCTCAACTGCATAGAGGTTTGGAAGAAAGACATATCGCATTAATGTCTCTTGGCGCAGCAATTGGAGTCGGTTTATTTCTCGGATCGGCATCTGCGATTAAATTAGCTGGCCCAGCCATTATTATTTCTTATGCTATCGGCGGGCTTATGATCTATCTTATCATGCGGGCACTAGGGGAAATGGCGATCAAAAATCCAGTCGCAGGCTCTTTCAGTCGCTATGCAAGTGAATTTGTCGGTCCTCTTGCCGGATATATAACCGGTTGGAATTACTGGTTCGTTTGGATTGCCACCTGTATGGCTGAAATTACGGCAGTCGGAATCTATATGCAATTTTGGTTCCCTGGGACTCCACAATGGGCTTGGGCGTTAGCCGCACTTGCCATCATGACAACGATTAACTTTCTTGCTGTAAAAGCTTACGGTGAATTGGAGTTTTGGTTCGCCTTAGTTAAAATAGTTACAATCATCCTTATGATCGTTCTTGGCTTCGGGATGATTATCTTTGGACTGGGGAACGGCGGAATCGCGGTTGGATTCGGTAACCTATTTGAACATGGTGGATTTTTCCCTAATGGAATATCCGGTGTCATCCTCTCTTTCCAAATGGTCATGTTCGCCTATTTGGGAATTGAAATGCTCGGTGTAACCGCAGGTGAAGTCAAAAATCCAGAAAAATCTTTAAAAAGAGCCATCGATACCGTCTTTTATCGAATTTTACTTTTTTACGTTTTAGCTCTTACTGTCATTCTATCGATTACTCCGTGGGATCAAATGAATGGAAAAGACAGCCCATTCGTTATGATGTTTGATAAAATCGGTATACCAGGCGCAGCAGGAATCATTCAGTTTGTCGTACTGACAGCGGCCCTTTCATCTTGTAACAGCGGGATCTTCAGTACAGGAAGAATGTTATTCAACCTAGCGCAGCAAGGTGAATCACCTAAAAGTTTCGAACGTACTACAAAGTCAGGCGTTCCTGGCGTTGCCATTATCGTTTCAGCTGTAGTTCTACTTTTCGGTGTTTACCTTAACTACATGGAAGCCGAGAAAGTTTTCAGTTACGTTACAAGTGTCGCCACATTTGGTGCACTCTGGACATGGGGAACCATACTTGTCACACAGATCATCTCTAGACGGAAAATGAGTCCGGGAGAAAAACAAGGCTTAGCTTACAAGATGCCACTTTTCCCATTCACTTCTTATTTCACTCTAGCCTTTTTAGTATTCGTAATGGTTATACTCGGCTTTTCTGCAGATACAAGAATTGCTCTTATCGTTGGTCCAATCTGGATCGTCCTGTTGGTAGTCCTGTATTATGTGACCGGATTGAATAAACGAAAAGGATAA